AAGACCTTTTGAAGTTCGGCATGATTCCTGAATTCATCGGCAGAGTCCCGATTATCTGTGCCCTTGATCCTCTGACTGAAGATGACCTCGTGCGCATCCTCACCGAACCCAGAAATAGCCTCGTGCGGCAGTACCAGAAGCTCTTCGAGATGGAGGGTGTGGAGCTCATTTTCACCGAAGGAGCGCTGCGGCTCATAGCACGCGAGGCTCTTGCCAAGGGTACCGGGGCTCGGGGACTTCGAGCTATTATGGAACGGCTCATGACGGACCTTATGTTTGAAATTCCCTCTCGGAAGGATATTAAGAAAGTGGTTATTAATGAAGCTTTTGTTCGAGGGGAGAACTTCCTCTTCCTGAAGGAAGCACGCGAGGAGAAGCTGGCGTGAGGAGCCATGGAGAAGCGAGCAACTCTCTCACCGGTCTTCGATGCCCAGGCAGCTGAAGCAAAGTGGTACGAGTTCTGGGAGGCTAACGGCTACTTTATTCCCTCTTCCGATCCGGAGAAACCTCCTTTCTCCATCGTTATTCCCCCTCCGAACGTGACGGGTCATCTCCACATGGGTCATGCGCTCAATCTGACCCTCCAGGACATCGTCATCCGGTTCAAGCGGATGCAAGGGTACGCAGCGTTGTGGGTTCCTGGGACGGATCATGCAGGTATTGCAACTCAAAACGTTGTTGAGAGGCAACTTGCTCAGGAAGGGTTGACTCGCCATGATTTGGGGCGGGAGAAATTCCTGGAGCGGGTTTGGGAATGGAAAGAGAAGTACCACAAACGGATTGTGGATCAGCTCAAACGCCTGGGGGCTTCTTGCGACTGGACCCGGGAACGGTTCACCATGGATGCAGGTCTTTCCCGGGCGGTTCGTGAGGTCTTCGTCCGCCTCTTTGAGGAGGGCCTCATTTACCAGGGCGAGTACATCGTGAACTGGTGCCCCCGTTGCGAGACGGCCCTTGCAGACATTGAGGTCGAGTACCGAGAAGTTCCGGGCAAGCTCTACTTCATCCGTTACCCCTTTTCCGAAGGCGATGGGTTCCTTGTGGTTGCCACAACCCGCCCAGAAACAATGCTTGGAGATGTGGCTTTGGCGGTGCACCCAGAAGATCCACGGTACCGGGGTGTTCTTGGGAGAAAGGTTTACCTCCCTCTCCTTCTCCGGGAAATCCCGGTTATTGCTGATTCGTACGTGGATCGGGAATTTGGCACCGGGGTTCTCAAAGTGACCCCGGGACATGACCCACACGA
This genomic stretch from Candidatus Caldatribacterium sp. harbors:
- a CDS encoding ATP-dependent Clp protease ATP-binding subunit ClpX; translation: DLLKFGMIPEFIGRVPIICALDPLTEDDLVRILTEPRNSLVRQYQKLFEMEGVELIFTEGALRLIAREALAKGTGARGLRAIMERLMTDLMFEIPSRKDIKKVVINEAFVRGENFLFLKEAREEKLA